A single region of the Malus sylvestris chromosome 8, drMalSylv7.2, whole genome shotgun sequence genome encodes:
- the LOC126631080 gene encoding BTB/POZ domain-containing protein At2g30600 isoform X1 encodes MMDKKEKKFLTVAPFECAWRKDLKFREAGRGCVAFEAFAHNDVTLVFRENVGSQHYHYKRDNSPHYTVILGSHRNRRLKIEVDGNTVVDVEGVGLCSSSAFQSYWISICDGLISIGKGKYPFQNLVFQWLDSHPNCAVRYIGLSSWDKHVGYRNVSVLPLTRNHISLWKHVDCGEYICEDDDEEELEDERTAYEKWGIEDFLENWELSDVLFIVGTEERPVPAHKSILVASGNFPLTSSEDILRLKGVAYPVLHALLQYIYTGRTQIPEPQLGSLRALGLQFEVIPLVKQCEEAMERWKLNKKLFDFGKSVELSYPYTRPNCCTAFPFGVPVDIPRLKQLYLTSKYSDVNIYIEGHGLIARSHKIILSLWSLPFAKMFTNGMSETISPEVILRDISPEAFKGLLEFMYSGELSLEAAVDSGALLLQLFLLADQFGVTLLHQECCKKLLEYLSEDSVCLVLQVVSSIPSCKLIQETCEMNFSMHFDYCTTASVDFVLLDETTFRNIIQHPDLTVTSEEKVLNAILMWGVKAKEEYGWEMIDEMMIHCTPELLFGDRLQTVNHLLSFVRFRLLPLPLLEKLGKSNIARHSSTFSNLVMEAINCIKHGLARPENEHNLRIQHRRSSYKELQYICDGDSNGVLYFAGTSYGEHQWVNPVLAKRITITASSPSSRFTDPKALVSRTYRGTSFAGPQIEDGHKSTWWTVDIGADHQLICNYYTLRQDGSRAYMRYWNFQGSLDGKTWTNLRAHENDQTICKPGQFASWPVIGQNALLPFRFFRVVLTGPTADASNPWNFCICFLELYGYFH; translated from the exons ATGATGGATAAGAAAGAGAAAAAGTTCCTTACAGTGGCCCCCTTTGAGTGTGCTTGGCGAAAGGATTTAAAATTCCGGGAAGCCGGCCGGGGTTGCGTGGCTTTTGAAGCTTTTGCTCACAATGATGTAACACTGGTGTTTCGGGAGAATGTAGGAAGCCAGCACTATCATTACAAAAGAGATAATAGTCCTCACTATACTGTTATACTGGGCAGTCATAGGAATAGGCGGTTGAAAATTGAGGTAGATGGGAATACTGTGGTGGATGTGGAGGGTGTTGGTCTTTGTTCTTCTTCTGCGTTTCAGAGCTACTGGATCAGCATCTGTGATGGTTTGATCAGTATTGGTAAGGGAAAATACCCTTTTCAGAATCTAGTCTTTCAGTGGCTAGATTCGCATCCAAATTGTGCTGTTCGTTATATCGGGCTTAGTAGCTGGGATAAACATGTTGGTTATAGGAATGTCAGTGTATTGCCATTAACTCGCAACCATATATCCTTGTGGAAGCATGTGGACTGTGGCGAGTACATATGtgaggatgatgatgaagagGAGCTGGAGGATGAACGAACGGCTTATGAGAAATGGGGGATTGAAGATTTTCTTGAAAATTGGGAGTTATCTGATGTTCTTTTCATCGTTGGTACTGAAGAAAGGCCTGTACCAGCTCACAAGTCTATTTTGGTAGCATCTGGTAATTTCCCATTGACTTCTTCAGAAGATATTCTCCGCCTGAAGGGGGTAGCTTATCCGGTTCTACATGCACTACTTCAATATATTTACACAGGCCGAACACAG ATTCCAGAACCACAACTTGGTTCCTTGAGGGCTCTAGGCTTACAATTTGAAGTGATTCCACTAGTGAAGCAATGCGAGGAAGCCATGGAACGgtggaaactaaataaaaagTTGTTTGACTTTGGAAAAAGTGTGGAATTGTCATATCCATACACTCGACCGAATTGTTGCACAGCCTTCCCATTTGGAGTTCCCGTTGATATACCGCGGCTGAAACAATTGTATTTAACAAGCAAGTACAGTGATGTAAATATCTACATTGAGGGTCATGGCCTTATTGCCCGATCACATAAAATTATTCTTAGTTTATGGAGTCTCCCGTTCGCAAAG ATGTTTACAAATGGAATGAGTGAAACAATATCCCCGGAAGTTATTTTAAGAGACATATCACCTGAAGCATTCAAAGGTTTGCTTGAGTTCATGTATAGTGGGGAACTCAGTTTAGAAGCTGCTGTTGATTCTGGTGCCTTATTACTCCAACTCTTTCTGTTGGCCGATCAATTCGGAGTTACTCTCCTTCATCAGGAATGCTGCAAAAAACTTTTAGAATACCTCTCAGAG GACTCAGTATGTCTGGTCCTTCAAGTAGTTTCGTCGATTCCATCATGCAAACTCATTCAAGAAACTTGTGAGATGAACTTTTCGATGCACTTTGACTACTGTACAACCGCAAGCGTTGACTTCGTTTTGTTAGATGAGACAACCTTTCGCAATATCATTCAG CATCCAGATTTGACTGTAACATCTGAAGAAAAGGTTCTCAATGCAATCTTAATGTGGGGTGTGAAAGCAAAGGAAGAGTATGGGTGGGAGATGATAGATGAAATGATGATACACTGCACCCCGGAACTTCTTTTTGGGGATAGGCTGCAGACAGTTAATCACCTTCTGTCCTTTGTTCGATTTCGGTTACTACCCTTGCCCTTGCTTGAGAAG TTGGGGAAGAGCAACATTGCCAGGCATAGTTCTACTTTCAGTAATCTT GTCATGGAGGCCATCAATTGTATCAAGCATGGACTGGCAAGGCCAGAAAATGAGCATAA TCTCAGAATCCAACATAGACGATCTAGTTATAAGGAACTCCAGTACATATGCGACGGGGACAGCAATGGAGTTCTGTACTTTGCAGGGACGTCATATGGGGAACATCAATGGGTTAATCCTGTTCTGGCTAAA AGAATTACTATTACAGCAAGCAGTCCCTCTTCCAGGTTCACTGATCCCAAGGCTTTGGTCTCAAGAACTTACAGG GGAACATCTTTTGCTGGGCCACAGATAGAAGATGGACACAAAAGCACGTGGTGGACGGTTGATATTGGTGCAGATCATCAG cttatttgCAATTACTACACCTTGAGGCAAGATGGGTCCAGGGCCTACATGAGATATTGGAATTTCCAG GGATCTCTGGATGGGAAGACATGGACAAATCTGAGAGCGCACGAGAATGACCAAACTATATGCAAACCTGGGCAGTTTGCATCATGGCCCGTTATTGGACAGAACGCTCTTCTTCCGTTCAGATTCTTTAGGGTTGTTCTGACAGGTCCTACAGCAGATGCTTCCAACCCTTGGAATTTCTGCATTTGCTTTTTAGAACTATATGGTTACTTCCACtaa
- the LOC126631084 gene encoding small nuclear ribonucleoprotein SmD3b-like, with protein MSRSLGIPVKLLHEASGHVVTVELKSGELYRGSMVECEDNWNCQLENITYTAKDGKVSQLEHVFIRGSKVRFMVIPDMLKNAPMFKRLDARIKGKGASLGVGRGRAVSMRAKAQAAGRGTAGRGVVPPARR; from the exons ATGAGCAGAAGTTTGGGAATTCCGGTGAAGCTTCTTCACGAGGCGTCAGGGCACGTGGTGACGGTGGAGCTCAAGAGCGGTGAGCTTTACAGAGGAAGCATGGTCGAGTGCGAGGACAATTGGAACTGTCAGCTCGAGAACATCACCTACACCGCCAAG GACGGAAAAGTTTCACAGCTTGAGCACGTATTTATCCGAGGGAGCAAAGTAAG gTTTATGGTCATACCTGACATGCTAAAGAATGCTCCAATGTTCAAGCGCCTGGATGCTAGAATCAAG GGCAAGGGTGCTTCACTAGGAGTCGGCAGAGGTAGAGCTGTTTCAATGCGAGCTAAG GCTCAAGCTGCTGGCCGTGGGACAGCCGGTAGGGGTGTTGTACCACCTGCTCGGAGGTAA
- the LOC126631080 gene encoding BTB/POZ domain-containing protein At2g30600 isoform X2: protein MMDKKEKKFLTVAPFECAWRKDLKFREAGRGCVAFEAFAHNDVTLVFRENVGSQHYHYKRDNSPHYTVILGSHRNRRLKIEVDGNTVVDVEGVGLCSSSAFQSYWISICDGLISIGKGKYPFQNLVFQWLDSHPNCAVRYIGLSSWDKHVGYRNVSVLPLTRNHISLWKHVDCGEYICEDDDEEELEDERTAYEKWGIEDFLENWELSDVLFIVGTEERPVPAHKSILVASGNFPLTSSEDILRLKGVAYPVLHALLQYIYTGRTQIPEPQLGSLRALGLQFEVIPLVKQCEEAMERWKLNKKLFDFGKSVELSYPYTRPNCCTAFPFGVPVDIPRLKQLYLTSKYSDVNIYIEGHGLIARSHKIILSLWSLPFAKMFTNGMSETISPEVILRDISPEAFKGLLEFMYSGELSLEAAVDSGALLLQLFLLADQFGVTLLHQECCKKLLEYLSEDSVCLVLQVVSSIPSCKLIQETCEMNFSMHFDYCTTASVDFVLLDETTFRNIIQHPDLTVTSEEKVLNAILMWGVKAKEEYGWEMIDEMMIHCTPELLFGDRLQTVNHLLSFVRFRLLPLPLLEKLGKSNIARHSSTFSNLVMEAINCIKHGLARPENEHKIQHRRSSYKELQYICDGDSNGVLYFAGTSYGEHQWVNPVLAKRITITASSPSSRFTDPKALVSRTYRGTSFAGPQIEDGHKSTWWTVDIGADHQLICNYYTLRQDGSRAYMRYWNFQGSLDGKTWTNLRAHENDQTICKPGQFASWPVIGQNALLPFRFFRVVLTGPTADASNPWNFCICFLELYGYFH from the exons ATGATGGATAAGAAAGAGAAAAAGTTCCTTACAGTGGCCCCCTTTGAGTGTGCTTGGCGAAAGGATTTAAAATTCCGGGAAGCCGGCCGGGGTTGCGTGGCTTTTGAAGCTTTTGCTCACAATGATGTAACACTGGTGTTTCGGGAGAATGTAGGAAGCCAGCACTATCATTACAAAAGAGATAATAGTCCTCACTATACTGTTATACTGGGCAGTCATAGGAATAGGCGGTTGAAAATTGAGGTAGATGGGAATACTGTGGTGGATGTGGAGGGTGTTGGTCTTTGTTCTTCTTCTGCGTTTCAGAGCTACTGGATCAGCATCTGTGATGGTTTGATCAGTATTGGTAAGGGAAAATACCCTTTTCAGAATCTAGTCTTTCAGTGGCTAGATTCGCATCCAAATTGTGCTGTTCGTTATATCGGGCTTAGTAGCTGGGATAAACATGTTGGTTATAGGAATGTCAGTGTATTGCCATTAACTCGCAACCATATATCCTTGTGGAAGCATGTGGACTGTGGCGAGTACATATGtgaggatgatgatgaagagGAGCTGGAGGATGAACGAACGGCTTATGAGAAATGGGGGATTGAAGATTTTCTTGAAAATTGGGAGTTATCTGATGTTCTTTTCATCGTTGGTACTGAAGAAAGGCCTGTACCAGCTCACAAGTCTATTTTGGTAGCATCTGGTAATTTCCCATTGACTTCTTCAGAAGATATTCTCCGCCTGAAGGGGGTAGCTTATCCGGTTCTACATGCACTACTTCAATATATTTACACAGGCCGAACACAG ATTCCAGAACCACAACTTGGTTCCTTGAGGGCTCTAGGCTTACAATTTGAAGTGATTCCACTAGTGAAGCAATGCGAGGAAGCCATGGAACGgtggaaactaaataaaaagTTGTTTGACTTTGGAAAAAGTGTGGAATTGTCATATCCATACACTCGACCGAATTGTTGCACAGCCTTCCCATTTGGAGTTCCCGTTGATATACCGCGGCTGAAACAATTGTATTTAACAAGCAAGTACAGTGATGTAAATATCTACATTGAGGGTCATGGCCTTATTGCCCGATCACATAAAATTATTCTTAGTTTATGGAGTCTCCCGTTCGCAAAG ATGTTTACAAATGGAATGAGTGAAACAATATCCCCGGAAGTTATTTTAAGAGACATATCACCTGAAGCATTCAAAGGTTTGCTTGAGTTCATGTATAGTGGGGAACTCAGTTTAGAAGCTGCTGTTGATTCTGGTGCCTTATTACTCCAACTCTTTCTGTTGGCCGATCAATTCGGAGTTACTCTCCTTCATCAGGAATGCTGCAAAAAACTTTTAGAATACCTCTCAGAG GACTCAGTATGTCTGGTCCTTCAAGTAGTTTCGTCGATTCCATCATGCAAACTCATTCAAGAAACTTGTGAGATGAACTTTTCGATGCACTTTGACTACTGTACAACCGCAAGCGTTGACTTCGTTTTGTTAGATGAGACAACCTTTCGCAATATCATTCAG CATCCAGATTTGACTGTAACATCTGAAGAAAAGGTTCTCAATGCAATCTTAATGTGGGGTGTGAAAGCAAAGGAAGAGTATGGGTGGGAGATGATAGATGAAATGATGATACACTGCACCCCGGAACTTCTTTTTGGGGATAGGCTGCAGACAGTTAATCACCTTCTGTCCTTTGTTCGATTTCGGTTACTACCCTTGCCCTTGCTTGAGAAG TTGGGGAAGAGCAACATTGCCAGGCATAGTTCTACTTTCAGTAATCTT GTCATGGAGGCCATCAATTGTATCAAGCATGGACTGGCAAGGCCAGAAAATGAGCATAA AATCCAACATAGACGATCTAGTTATAAGGAACTCCAGTACATATGCGACGGGGACAGCAATGGAGTTCTGTACTTTGCAGGGACGTCATATGGGGAACATCAATGGGTTAATCCTGTTCTGGCTAAA AGAATTACTATTACAGCAAGCAGTCCCTCTTCCAGGTTCACTGATCCCAAGGCTTTGGTCTCAAGAACTTACAGG GGAACATCTTTTGCTGGGCCACAGATAGAAGATGGACACAAAAGCACGTGGTGGACGGTTGATATTGGTGCAGATCATCAG cttatttgCAATTACTACACCTTGAGGCAAGATGGGTCCAGGGCCTACATGAGATATTGGAATTTCCAG GGATCTCTGGATGGGAAGACATGGACAAATCTGAGAGCGCACGAGAATGACCAAACTATATGCAAACCTGGGCAGTTTGCATCATGGCCCGTTATTGGACAGAACGCTCTTCTTCCGTTCAGATTCTTTAGGGTTGTTCTGACAGGTCCTACAGCAGATGCTTCCAACCCTTGGAATTTCTGCATTTGCTTTTTAGAACTATATGGTTACTTCCACtaa
- the LOC126631080 gene encoding BTB/POZ domain-containing protein At2g30600 isoform X3: MMDKKEKKFLTVAPFECAWRKDLKFREAGRGCVAFEAFAHNDVTLVFRENVGSQHYHYKRDNSPHYTVILGSHRNRRLKIEVDGNTVVDVEGVGLCSSSAFQSYWISICDGLISIGKGKYPFQNLVFQWLDSHPNCAVRYIGLSSWDKHVGYRNVSVLPLTRNHISLWKHVDCGEYICEDDDEEELEDERTAYEKWGIEDFLENWELSDVLFIVGTEERPVPAHKSILVASGNFPLTSSEDILRLKGVAYPVLHALLQYIYTGRTQIPEPQLGSLRALGLQFEVIPLVKQCEEAMERWKLNKKLFDFGKSVELSYPYTRPNCCTAFPFGVPVDIPRLKQLYLTSKYSDVNIYIEGHGLIARSHKIILSLWSLPFAKMFTNGMSETISPEVILRDISPEAFKGLLEFMYSGELSLEAAVDSGALLLQLFLLADQFGVTLLHQECCKKLLEYLSEDSVCLVLQVVSSIPSCKLIQETCEMNFSMHFDYCTTASVDFVLLDETTFRNIIQHPDLTVTSEEKVLNAILMWGVKAKEEYGWEMIDEMMIHCTPELLFGDRLQTVNHLLSFVRFRLLPLPLLEKLGKSNIARHSSTFSNLVMEAINCIKHGLARPENEHNLRIQHRRSSYKELQYICDGDSNGVLYFAGTSYGEHQWVNPVLAKRITITASSPSSRFTDPKALVSRTYRIEDGHKSTWWTVDIGADHQLICNYYTLRQDGSRAYMRYWNFQGSLDGKTWTNLRAHENDQTICKPGQFASWPVIGQNALLPFRFFRVVLTGPTADASNPWNFCICFLELYGYFH, encoded by the exons ATGATGGATAAGAAAGAGAAAAAGTTCCTTACAGTGGCCCCCTTTGAGTGTGCTTGGCGAAAGGATTTAAAATTCCGGGAAGCCGGCCGGGGTTGCGTGGCTTTTGAAGCTTTTGCTCACAATGATGTAACACTGGTGTTTCGGGAGAATGTAGGAAGCCAGCACTATCATTACAAAAGAGATAATAGTCCTCACTATACTGTTATACTGGGCAGTCATAGGAATAGGCGGTTGAAAATTGAGGTAGATGGGAATACTGTGGTGGATGTGGAGGGTGTTGGTCTTTGTTCTTCTTCTGCGTTTCAGAGCTACTGGATCAGCATCTGTGATGGTTTGATCAGTATTGGTAAGGGAAAATACCCTTTTCAGAATCTAGTCTTTCAGTGGCTAGATTCGCATCCAAATTGTGCTGTTCGTTATATCGGGCTTAGTAGCTGGGATAAACATGTTGGTTATAGGAATGTCAGTGTATTGCCATTAACTCGCAACCATATATCCTTGTGGAAGCATGTGGACTGTGGCGAGTACATATGtgaggatgatgatgaagagGAGCTGGAGGATGAACGAACGGCTTATGAGAAATGGGGGATTGAAGATTTTCTTGAAAATTGGGAGTTATCTGATGTTCTTTTCATCGTTGGTACTGAAGAAAGGCCTGTACCAGCTCACAAGTCTATTTTGGTAGCATCTGGTAATTTCCCATTGACTTCTTCAGAAGATATTCTCCGCCTGAAGGGGGTAGCTTATCCGGTTCTACATGCACTACTTCAATATATTTACACAGGCCGAACACAG ATTCCAGAACCACAACTTGGTTCCTTGAGGGCTCTAGGCTTACAATTTGAAGTGATTCCACTAGTGAAGCAATGCGAGGAAGCCATGGAACGgtggaaactaaataaaaagTTGTTTGACTTTGGAAAAAGTGTGGAATTGTCATATCCATACACTCGACCGAATTGTTGCACAGCCTTCCCATTTGGAGTTCCCGTTGATATACCGCGGCTGAAACAATTGTATTTAACAAGCAAGTACAGTGATGTAAATATCTACATTGAGGGTCATGGCCTTATTGCCCGATCACATAAAATTATTCTTAGTTTATGGAGTCTCCCGTTCGCAAAG ATGTTTACAAATGGAATGAGTGAAACAATATCCCCGGAAGTTATTTTAAGAGACATATCACCTGAAGCATTCAAAGGTTTGCTTGAGTTCATGTATAGTGGGGAACTCAGTTTAGAAGCTGCTGTTGATTCTGGTGCCTTATTACTCCAACTCTTTCTGTTGGCCGATCAATTCGGAGTTACTCTCCTTCATCAGGAATGCTGCAAAAAACTTTTAGAATACCTCTCAGAG GACTCAGTATGTCTGGTCCTTCAAGTAGTTTCGTCGATTCCATCATGCAAACTCATTCAAGAAACTTGTGAGATGAACTTTTCGATGCACTTTGACTACTGTACAACCGCAAGCGTTGACTTCGTTTTGTTAGATGAGACAACCTTTCGCAATATCATTCAG CATCCAGATTTGACTGTAACATCTGAAGAAAAGGTTCTCAATGCAATCTTAATGTGGGGTGTGAAAGCAAAGGAAGAGTATGGGTGGGAGATGATAGATGAAATGATGATACACTGCACCCCGGAACTTCTTTTTGGGGATAGGCTGCAGACAGTTAATCACCTTCTGTCCTTTGTTCGATTTCGGTTACTACCCTTGCCCTTGCTTGAGAAG TTGGGGAAGAGCAACATTGCCAGGCATAGTTCTACTTTCAGTAATCTT GTCATGGAGGCCATCAATTGTATCAAGCATGGACTGGCAAGGCCAGAAAATGAGCATAA TCTCAGAATCCAACATAGACGATCTAGTTATAAGGAACTCCAGTACATATGCGACGGGGACAGCAATGGAGTTCTGTACTTTGCAGGGACGTCATATGGGGAACATCAATGGGTTAATCCTGTTCTGGCTAAA AGAATTACTATTACAGCAAGCAGTCCCTCTTCCAGGTTCACTGATCCCAAGGCTTTGGTCTCAAGAACTTACAGG ATAGAAGATGGACACAAAAGCACGTGGTGGACGGTTGATATTGGTGCAGATCATCAG cttatttgCAATTACTACACCTTGAGGCAAGATGGGTCCAGGGCCTACATGAGATATTGGAATTTCCAG GGATCTCTGGATGGGAAGACATGGACAAATCTGAGAGCGCACGAGAATGACCAAACTATATGCAAACCTGGGCAGTTTGCATCATGGCCCGTTATTGGACAGAACGCTCTTCTTCCGTTCAGATTCTTTAGGGTTGTTCTGACAGGTCCTACAGCAGATGCTTCCAACCCTTGGAATTTCTGCATTTGCTTTTTAGAACTATATGGTTACTTCCACtaa
- the LOC126631079 gene encoding 1,4-alpha-glucan-branching enzyme 1, chloroplastic/amyloplastic-like — protein sequence MMMLAPTGLVLRHPTHTPLSFTFTSTNDEYPSRLGLGLRGKEQQAVRLLRFGTSQNSSSLLRRRGSPSTTTASGCSKAEPTSKSKAVFIDDSPIITDTDQGMENLGILSIDQSLQPYKDHFNYRINRYLDQRRLIETYEGGLQEYAQGYLKFGFNREEGGIVYREWAPAAQEAQLIGDFNGWDGSKHKMDKNQFGVWSIKIPDSGENSAIPHNSRVKFRFKHGGGVWVDRIPAWIQYATVDPARFAAPYDGVYWDPPPSERFQFKYPRPPKPKAPRIYEAHVGMSSSEPRISSYREFADDVLPRIQANNYNTVQLMAVMEHSYYASFGYHVTNFFAVSSRSGTPEDLKYLIDKAHSLGLRVLMDVIHSHASNNITDGLNGFEVGQSSQESYFHTGDRGYHKLWDSRLFNYANWEVLRFLLSNLRWWLEEFKFDGFRFDGVTSMLYHHHGINMAFSGDYHEYFSEATDVDAVVYLMLANYLIHKVLPDATVIAEDVSGMPGLGRPVSEGGIGFDYRLAMAIPDKWIDYVKNKSDEEWSMKEISWNLTNRRYTEKCISYAESHDQAIVGDKTIAFFLMDREMYSGMSCLVDASPTIERGVALHKMIHFLTMALGGEGYLNFMGNEFGHPEWIDFPREGNGWSYEKCRRQWNLVDTDHLRYKFMNAFDKAMNLLDEKFSFLSSTKQIVSSTNEEDKVIVFERGDLVFVFNFHPRNTYEGYKVGCDLPGKYRVALDSDAWEFGGHGRVGHNVDHFTFPEGIPGVPETNFNNRPNSFKILSPAQTCVVYYRVDESEEADAEETLIEEEVGVGQENFEEQTGPINEDNAVGPRAQESDQGSSSD from the exons atgatgatgttGGCACCGACTGGTTTGGTTCTTCGTCATCCCACTCACACTCCTCTATCATTTACCTTTACGAGCACCAACGACGAGTACCCATCCAGACTCGGGCTTGGACTCAGG GGCAAAGAGCAGCAAGCAGTGCGGTTGTTGAGGTTCGGAACATCTCAAAACTCATCATCGCTTCTTCGCAGACGTGGTTCCCCCTCAACAACAACAGCAAGTGGATGTTCCAAG GCAGAGCCTACTTCCAAAAGTAAAGCTGTTTTCATAGACGACAGCCCCATAATAACAGACACCGACCAAGGCATGGAAAACCTTGGAATCTTGAGCATCGATCAATCCTTGCAACCATACAAGGACCACTTCAACTATAGAATCAACAGATACCTGGATCAGAGAAGGCTTATTGAGACATACGAAGGAGGTCTACAGGAATATGCTCAAG gttatttgaaatttggatttaacagagaagaaggtggaattgTGTACCGTGAATGGGCCCCTGCTGCTCA GGAGGCACAACTTATTGGGGACTTTAATGGATGGGATGGCTCCAAGCACAAGATGGACAAGAACCAATTTGGGGTTTGGAGTATCAAGATACCCGATTCTGGTGAAAATTCAGCCATTCCTCACAATTCAAGGGTTAAATTCCGGTTCAAGCATGGAGGTGGAGTTTGGGTTGATCGCATCCCTGCTTGGATTCAATATGCCACCGTGGACCCAGCAAGGTTTGCAGCACCATATGATGGTGTCTACTGGGATCCACCACCATCAGAAAG GTTTCAGTTCAAGTATCCTCGTCCTCCAAAACCCAAGGCTCCACGAATATATGAGGCACATGTTGGAATGAGTAGCTCAGAACCCCGCATCAGTTCATATAGAGAATTTGCTGATGACGTTCTACCGCGTATCCAAGCAAATAACTATAACACAGTCCAGTTGATGGCCGTGATGGAGCATTCCTATTATGCATCATTCGGTTATCATGTGACAAACTTCTTTGCCGTCAGCAGTAGATCTGGAACACCTGAGGACCTTAAATATCTAATTGACAAAGCCCATTCCCTAGGTTTGCGGGTATTGATGGATGTTATTCACAGCCATGCAAGTAACAACATTACTGATGGCCTCAATGGCTTTGAAGTTGGTCAAAGCTCACAAGAGTCCTACTTCCACACAGGAGATAGAGGCTATCATAAGTTATGGGATAGCCGACTTTTCAACTATGCTAATTGGGAAGTTCTCCGCTTCCTTTTATCCAACTTGAGGTGGTGGCTGGAGGAGTTTAAATTTGATGGTTTTCGATTTGATGGAGTAACTTCAATGTTATATCATCACCACGGGATAAACATGGCATTTTCAGGGGATTATCATGAGTATTTTAGTGAGGCAACAGATGTTGATGCTGTTGTTTATTTGATGCTTGCCAACTATCTGATCCATAAAGTTTTGCCAGATGCAACTGTAATTGCCGAAGATGTTTCTGGTATGCCCGGACTTGGTCGGCCTGTCTCTGAAGGTGGCATTGGCTTTGATTACCGGCTGGCAATGGCCATCCCTGACAAATGGATTGACTATGTGAAAAACAAGAGTGACGAAGAGTGGTCAATGAAGGAAATTTCATGGAACTTGACAAATAGGAGGTACACTGAGAAGTGTATCTCCTACGCTGAAAGTCATGACCAg GCAATTGTGGGTGACAAGACAATTGCATTCTTTTTGATGGATAGAGAAATGTATTCTGGCATGTCTTGTTTAGTTGATGCTTCTCCTACCATTGAGCGAGGGGTTGCGCTTCACAAG ATGATACATTTCTTGACTATGGCATTAGGAGGCGAGGGGTATCTCAATTTTATGGGAAATGAG TTTGGCCATCCTGAATGGATTGACTTTCCAAGAGAAGGCAACGGGTGGAGTTATGAGAAGTGCAGACGCCAGTGGAACCTGGTGGATACAGATCATTTGAGATATAAG TTTATGAATGCCTTTGACAAAGCTATGAATTTGCTTGATGAGAAGTTTTCATTCCTTTCGTCAACAAAGCAGATAGTGAGCAGCACAAATGAAGAAGACAAG GTTATTGTCTTTGAGCGCGGGGATTTAGTTTTTGtgttcaattttcatccaagaaACACATACGAAGG GTATAAAGTTGGGTGTGACTTACCTGGGAAGTACAGAGTTGCACTAGATAGTGATGCTTGGGAGTTTGGTGGCCATGGAAGA GTGGGCCACAATGTAGACCACTTCACATTCCCAGAAGGAATACCGGGGGTTCCTGAAACAAATTTCAACAACCGTCCCAACTCCTTCAAAATACTCTCACCGGCTCAAACATGTGTG GTTTATTATCGAGTGGATGAAAGTGAGGAGGCAGATGCGGAGGAGACATTAATAGAAGAGGAAGTTGGGGTTGGGCAGGAGAACTTTGAAGAACAAACTGGTCCCATAAATGAGGACAATGCTGTTGGTCCAAGAGCACAAGAGAGTGACCAAGGGTCATCGTCGGACTGA